The segment TTGTTGTATGGATTAAACTGCTGATTAAAATCTGTGCATCTACTTGATGCTGCTGACCATCAAACTTTATTTTAAAATCACTTTCTGTTATTTGTTGCTCCATATTTAGAAGGTAAAACGTATTTTTCTCTCTTCGTTATAGTTCTGTAAAATCAAATGTTTCCAAGAAAGCGGTAGTAAAATTACCTGCTTTGAAGTTTTCATTGTCCATAAGTTTGAGATGAAAAGGAATAGTAGTTTTTACTCCTTCTATGACAAATTCACTCAAAGCACGTTTCATTCTTGTTATGGTTTCTGTTCGGGATTGAGCGGTTACAATAAGTTTTCCTATCATAGAATCGTAGTTTGGAGGTATGGTATATCCGGCATATACGTGGCTGTCTATCCTTATTCCGTGTCCTCCTGGCATGTGGAGTTGTGTTATTTTTCCTGGGCAAGGTTGGAATTTATTTCGTGGGTCTTCGGCGTTTATACGGCATTCCATTGAGTGGAGTTGGGGATAATAATTTTTTCCTGATATATTTACACCTGAGGCTACTAAAATTTGTTCTTTTATGAGGTCAAAAGTGGTGACTTGCTCTGTAATAGGGTGTTCTACTTGAATTCTTGTGTTCATTTCCATAAAATAAAAATTTTTATGTTTATCTAAAAGGAATTCTATAGTTCCTGCACCTTCATATTTGATAGATTCGGCACCTGCAATGGCTGCTGCTCCCATTTTTTCTCGTAATTCTTGTGATACAATAGGTGAGGGGGTTTCTTCTAGGAGTTTTTGGTGTCTTCTTTGTATAGAACAATCTCTTTCTGATAGATGGCATACTTTTCCTCTTTTGTCTCCTACGATTTGGATTTCTATATGCCGGGGTTCTTCTACAAATTTTTCTAGATATAATCCATCATTGCCAAAAGCAGTTCCTGATTCTAATTTTGCTTCGTCCCAATATCTTTGAAATTCGCTTTCATCTTTTACTACTCTCATACCTCTTCCACCTCCACCCGCAGTTGCTTTTAATAACACTGGATAACCAATAGCAGATGCTATTTTTTTTCCTTCTTCTACCGAAGAAAGTAGTCCTTTGGAACCTGGTATAATAGGTACTCCTGCTTGCTCCATTGTTTTTTTTGCTGTTGCTTTATCTCCCATAGCCATTATCATTGCGGGGCTTGCACCTATAAATTTAATTTTATGGTCTTCGCATAATTGTGAGAACTCAGCATTTTCTGATAAAAAACCGTATCCTGGATGAATGGCATCGGCGTTTGTAATAAGTGCAGCAGAAATAAGATGAGACGCTTTGAGATATGATTTTATGCTGGGAGGGGGACCTATGCAGACAGATTCGTCAGCAAATTTTACATGAAGAGATTCTCTATCAATAGTGGAATGAACTGCGACAGTTTTTATTCCCATTTCTTTGCATGTTCTTATGATTCTGAGGGCTATTTCACCTCTATTTGCTATAAGTATTTTTTTAAACATATACGTTTTTGTTTATGAAACATCTACTACAAAGAGTTCTTGGTCAAATTCTACAGAGGTTCCATTTTGAACACATATTTTTATTATGGTTCCGCTGACATCAGATTCCAATTCATTAAAAGTTTTCATAGCTTCGATGGTACAAACTTTTTGCTTAGCAGATA is part of the Chitinophagaceae bacterium genome and harbors:
- the accC gene encoding acetyl-CoA carboxylase biotin carboxylase subunit → MFKKILIANRGEIALRIIRTCKEMGIKTVAVHSTIDRESLHVKFADESVCIGPPPSIKSYLKASHLISAALITNADAIHPGYGFLSENAEFSQLCEDHKIKFIGASPAMIMAMGDKATAKKTMEQAGVPIIPGSKGLLSSVEEGKKIASAIGYPVLLKATAGGGGRGMRVVKDESEFQRYWDEAKLESGTAFGNDGLYLEKFVEEPRHIEIQIVGDKRGKVCHLSERDCSIQRRHQKLLEETPSPIVSQELREKMGAAAIAGAESIKYEGAGTIEFLLDKHKNFYFMEMNTRIQVEHPITEQVTTFDLIKEQILVASGVNISGKNYYPQLHSMECRINAEDPRNKFQPCPGKITQLHMPGGHGIRIDSHVYAGYTIPPNYDSMIGKLIVTAQSRTETITRMKRALSEFVIEGVKTTIPFHLKLMDNENFKAGNFTTAFLETFDFTEL